In Massilistercora timonensis, the following are encoded in one genomic region:
- a CDS encoding DUF4391 domain-containing protein: MIGLPKSTEFNRRIPKQKFYENLTVSPTLKRFFVDQIKVIYWRNKIAATTMNLAVGEVVTEIEVFEVKLNESKLDESVLRQIDKEIPYHIIFLLEYDGKYQAWTAYKEAAASGNNAFKVGTYYHTDWMDETALPLKIDGLNVDKVYENYVRQIAGDALQAGNQESLKDSVERDNRRQELQKQITVLQQKVRKEKQLNKQVQLNTELKKLKRELEAL, encoded by the coding sequence TTGATTGGTTTACCGAAAAGCACGGAGTTCAACCGGCGAATACCGAAGCAGAAGTTCTATGAGAACCTGACGGTATCGCCTACACTGAAAAGATTCTTTGTAGATCAGATCAAGGTGATCTATTGGAGAAATAAGATTGCTGCTACCACTATGAACCTGGCAGTAGGTGAAGTGGTTACGGAGATAGAGGTTTTTGAGGTCAAGCTTAACGAATCTAAGCTTGATGAATCTGTTCTTCGACAGATCGATAAAGAGATACCGTATCATATCATTTTCCTGCTGGAATACGATGGAAAGTATCAAGCATGGACTGCCTATAAAGAAGCCGCTGCCTCAGGGAACAATGCTTTTAAGGTTGGAACTTATTATCATACGGACTGGATGGATGAGACAGCGCTTCCACTGAAGATCGATGGTTTGAATGTAGATAAGGTTTATGAAAACTATGTCCGGCAGATTGCAGGTGATGCGTTACAGGCTGGGAATCAAGAAAGTCTGAAAGACTCTGTCGAGCGTGATAACAGAAGACAGGAGCTGCAAAAGCAGATTACAGTATTGCAGCAGAAGGTTCGGAAGGAAAAACAATTGAACAAACAAGTCCAGTTGAATACTGAGCTGAAGAAACTAAAAAGAGAATTGGAGGCGTTATAG
- a CDS encoding site-specific DNA-methyltransferase, producing the protein MDRMKMETANIVSKNIEAICKLFPNCISESINDAGEVERSVNFELLRQMLSEQETEGSEIYEFTWVGKKKAVIEANKPIRKTLRPVIEDSVNWDTTENVYIEGDNLDALKLLQESYLKRIKFIYIDPPYNTGSDFIYRDNFHQSANDYEDETGLIDDEGNRLFRNTDSNGRFHSDWCSMIYSRLMLARNLLRDDGVIFISIDDNELDNLKKICDEIFGASNFVANMIWQSTAGSNTGTDIVTVTENILIYTRKRSEFTFDGMLSDGGSYSLSDEYEAERGKYALDKLDRRRVAGHYSEALNYGIEMPDGTMRFPGGGTEKSTEGWNYLWSKTKVQWGIENGFIEFKKNNGQWNVYNKRYANIDNEGNPVERTIPFRNLITSDQCNTAQGTAELRGLFGFRPFDFPKPSGLIKQLLLTAVRKDKEAIVLDFFSGSASTAQAVMQLNSEDNGNRKFILVQLPEETAEGSEVRENGYINICEVGKDRIRKAGKQIVSETSGNVVDIGFRVFRIDDSNMNDVYYAAGDYTQGLLTMLESNVKTDRNDLDLLFGCLLEWGLPLSLPYKSEQIDGCTVHTYNDGDLIACFDESIPDSVIREVAKRQPLRAVFRDGSFKDSPSKINVGEIFKMLAPDTRVKVI; encoded by the coding sequence ATGGATAGGATGAAGATGGAGACCGCTAACATAGTTAGTAAAAACATTGAAGCGATTTGCAAACTCTTTCCTAACTGTATCAGTGAATCTATAAATGATGCTGGGGAAGTAGAAAGATCTGTGAATTTCGAATTGCTTCGTCAGATGCTTTCAGAACAGGAGACCGAAGGCAGTGAAATCTATGAGTTTACTTGGGTTGGTAAAAAGAAAGCTGTAATAGAGGCTAATAAGCCTATACGCAAAACTTTAAGGCCCGTGATTGAAGATAGTGTCAATTGGGATACAACCGAGAACGTGTACATTGAGGGGGATAACCTCGATGCTCTTAAGTTACTTCAGGAAAGCTATCTGAAAAGGATCAAGTTTATTTACATTGATCCGCCATATAACACAGGAAGTGACTTTATATATAGAGATAATTTTCATCAATCCGCGAATGATTATGAAGATGAAACCGGATTAATCGATGATGAAGGAAATCGTCTATTTAGAAATACTGACAGTAATGGAAGGTTTCATTCGGATTGGTGTAGCATGATATATTCAAGGCTTATGCTTGCTCGTAATCTTCTCAGAGATGACGGTGTAATATTCATTTCTATAGACGACAATGAGTTGGATAACCTTAAAAAGATATGTGATGAAATTTTCGGGGCGAGCAACTTTGTAGCTAATATGATTTGGCAGTCAACGGCTGGTTCGAATACGGGAACTGATATTGTCACAGTAACAGAAAATATCCTTATTTATACCAGAAAGAGAAGCGAGTTTACCTTTGATGGAATGCTGTCAGATGGTGGAAGCTACTCCTTGTCAGATGAATATGAAGCTGAAAGAGGAAAGTATGCGCTTGATAAGCTTGATAGACGCAGAGTAGCTGGGCATTATTCGGAGGCACTAAACTATGGGATTGAGATGCCTGATGGAACAATGAGATTTCCGGGTGGTGGAACTGAAAAATCTACCGAAGGATGGAATTATCTTTGGAGCAAGACGAAAGTACAGTGGGGAATTGAGAACGGTTTCATTGAGTTCAAGAAAAATAATGGACAGTGGAATGTGTATAATAAACGATACGCAAATATAGATAATGAGGGGAATCCAGTTGAGAGGACTATCCCTTTCAGAAACTTAATTACTTCTGATCAGTGTAATACAGCTCAGGGAACTGCGGAGTTAAGAGGACTATTCGGATTTCGTCCTTTTGATTTCCCAAAACCTTCTGGGCTTATTAAACAGCTTCTTTTAACCGCTGTAAGAAAAGATAAGGAAGCCATAGTATTGGATTTCTTTTCGGGGAGTGCTTCAACCGCACAAGCAGTTATGCAGCTCAATTCAGAAGATAATGGAAATAGAAAATTTATTTTGGTTCAACTCCCTGAGGAAACAGCAGAGGGAAGTGAAGTTAGAGAAAACGGATACATAAATATCTGCGAAGTTGGAAAAGACCGTATACGTAAGGCTGGTAAGCAGATCGTGTCAGAAACTTCGGGCAATGTAGTAGATATTGGATTTAGAGTGTTTAGGATAGATGATTCCAATATGAATGATGTCTATTATGCTGCAGGTGATTATACACAAGGACTTTTGACAATGCTTGAATCCAATGTTAAAACCGACCGGAATGATTTAGATCTTTTGTTTGGCTGCCTTCTGGAATGGGGATTGCCGTTATCGTTGCCATACAAATCAGAACAGATAGATGGATGCACAGTCCATACATACAACGATGGAGATTTAATAGCATGCTTTGACGAGAGTATTCCTGATTCTGTAATTAGAGAAGTGGCAAAAAGACAGCCACTTCGAGCAGTATTTCGGGATGGAAGTTTTAAAGATAGTCCTTCAAAGATAAATGTCGGAGAAATATTTAAGATGTTGGCTCCGGACACAAGAGTGAAGGTCATATAG